From one Tetragenococcus osmophilus genomic stretch:
- a CDS encoding ISLre2 family transposase codes for MESIVTDLVEVMKKETNFLAREKAMMVFFAQLLATITQLAFQILDAEVSTQCKKEGFQVDRKSERTVTFLFGTVTYVRRRMKNQANEIRYPLDEFLGIRKSFRYSSLVLRNVSQLGSIMVYRHVSQAIDCLTSWRMSHQNVQQLVVKTGELIQTRSTHESRYDGIISKKKVPYLYLEGDGVKIGGQKKQSLEIHRFQVCEGSQKVGNRTEMIAPHFVSHLNRQQAQKEIMNYIQAHYDLTNTVVVSNSDGGSGYEKAVFDELSLGCLRHEHFRDRYHVHRKIKERLSFVPQLQNRMIQAIQHYNWPEVQLVLDTSESLIEEKEAETLEQLRLLHHYLQRNWPYLKPRKARGIVDPKACIGTIESTHRKMTYRMKRQGRLWTKTGAQAMIRVIDSLRNQEFDGWLNQYEALPNDVVAQEKRWKAMKRWVQKKPNFQTHEGALKGKIGEGKAKSAPLGQFAKGLEQLITTPNYI; via the coding sequence ATGGAATCTATTGTAACAGATTTAGTTGAAGTAATGAAGAAGGAAACGAATTTTTTAGCAAGGGAAAAAGCCATGATGGTCTTTTTTGCCCAACTCCTAGCGACGATAACACAACTTGCTTTTCAAATTCTCGATGCGGAGGTTTCGACCCAATGCAAGAAGGAAGGCTTTCAAGTGGATCGTAAAAGTGAACGAACGGTGACTTTTTTATTTGGCACCGTGACCTATGTTCGCCGCCGAATGAAAAATCAAGCCAATGAAATTCGTTATCCTTTGGATGAATTTCTAGGGATTCGAAAGAGCTTCCGTTATAGTTCTCTTGTGCTACGCAACGTTTCTCAATTGGGGTCCATCATGGTCTATCGTCACGTTTCCCAAGCGATTGATTGTTTGACTTCTTGGCGTATGAGCCACCAAAATGTGCAACAACTGGTGGTCAAAACCGGGGAACTGATTCAGACGCGAAGTACTCATGAAAGTCGCTACGACGGGATCATTTCTAAGAAAAAAGTGCCCTATTTATATTTAGAAGGCGACGGAGTGAAGATTGGCGGTCAGAAGAAGCAGTCGCTAGAAATCCATCGTTTTCAAGTATGTGAAGGGAGCCAGAAAGTCGGGAATCGCACGGAAATGATCGCCCCGCACTTTGTCAGTCATCTTAACCGACAACAAGCGCAAAAAGAAATAATGAACTATATTCAAGCGCATTATGATCTAACAAATACCGTTGTCGTTTCCAATAGTGACGGTGGTTCAGGCTATGAAAAAGCCGTGTTTGATGAACTTTCCTTAGGTTGTTTACGTCATGAACACTTTCGTGATCGGTATCATGTCCATCGGAAAATCAAAGAACGCCTGTCTTTTGTCCCGCAACTTCAAAATCGGATGATCCAGGCGATTCAACATTATAATTGGCCAGAGGTCCAGCTTGTCTTAGACACCTCGGAAAGTTTGATCGAAGAAAAGGAAGCTGAAACCTTGGAACAATTACGCTTACTCCATCATTATCTTCAAAGGAATTGGCCGTATTTAAAACCTCGGAAAGCCCGAGGAATCGTGGATCCCAAAGCTTGTATTGGCACAATCGAAAGCACCCATCGGAAGATGACCTACCGGATGAAGCGCCAAGGACGGTTATGGACAAAAACGGGCGCGCAGGCCATGATTCGTGTCATTGATAGTTTAAGAAACCAAGAATTTGATGGTTGGTTGAACCAATATGAAGCTCTTCCTAACGACGTGGTCGCCCAGGAAAAGCGTTGGAAAGCCATGAAACGTTGGGTACAGAAAAAGCCTAACTTTCAAACGCATGAAGGGGCCTTGAAGGGGAAAATCGGCGAAGGAAAAGCCAAAAGTGCGCCCTTAGGCCAATTCGCCAAAGGGTTGGAGCAATTAATAACGACACCGAATTATATCTAA
- a CDS encoding DUF975 family protein, translating into MKSNAELRAEARQTLKGRWKKSVLMTVIPVLITIIVIAAISIPLILFFGQFLNEPASFSNNYSTGADNSSSGSSGVISGLITTFFTVAISWTFLDLLRGKKEIIRPFKDVFRTFRAPYALAVLVIYLLITIFQFLWTLLLIIPGIIKGYSYSQSYFIYYDTYIETGETPRYLDSITASRHLMNGFKAKLFFLDLSFIGWHILSLLTLGIGYLWLMPYIAATKAAFYRELPKEG; encoded by the coding sequence ATGAAGTCAAATGCTGAATTACGTGCAGAAGCTAGGCAAACATTGAAAGGAAGGTGGAAAAAAAGCGTCCTAATGACTGTCATCCCTGTTTTGATTACCATTATTGTCATTGCAGCCATTTCGATTCCTCTCATACTGTTTTTTGGCCAGTTTTTAAATGAACCAGCTTCTTTTTCTAATAATTATTCTACAGGTGCTGATAATTCTAGTAGTGGTTCTTCTGGTGTAATTTCAGGTTTGATTACTACTTTTTTCACAGTAGCTATTAGTTGGACATTTTTAGATCTTTTACGCGGCAAAAAAGAAATCATTCGTCCGTTTAAAGACGTTTTTCGAACATTTCGTGCGCCTTATGCTTTAGCAGTGCTTGTTATTTACCTGTTAATTACAATTTTCCAATTTTTATGGACGCTGTTACTTATTATTCCAGGAATCATCAAAGGCTATTCTTATTCCCAAAGTTACTTTATTTACTATGACACTTATATAGAAACAGGAGAAACTCCACGCTATCTTGATTCAATCACAGCGAGTCGTCATTTAATGAACGGCTTTAAAGCCAAATTATTTTTCTTAGATTTAAGTTTTATCGGATGGCATATCCTTTCCCTTCTTACTCTTGGTATTGGTTACCTATGGCTAATGCCTTATATCGCCGCTACAAAGGCAGCTTTTTACCGAGAATTGCCTAAAGAAGGATAG
- the queA gene encoding tRNA preQ1(34) S-adenosylmethionine ribosyltransferase-isomerase QueA codes for MLTTEDFDFDLPEELIAQTPLTDRASSRLLVLDSKTGNTQDKHFYDIIDELNPGDALVMNDTRVLPARLYGEKEDTGGHLEVLLLNNPEGDTWETLVKPAKRAKVGTQISFGDGRLRAVVEEELDHGGRMIRFSYEGIFLENLEALGEMPLPPYIKTKLDDPERYQTVYAKENGSAAAPTAGLHFTEDLLNKIQEKGIELVYLTLHVGLGTFRPVSVENIEDHDMHSEFYRLTEDSADRLNQVRDNGGKIVAVGTTSIRTLETIGTKFDGQIKADSGWTDIFITPGYQWKVVDTFSTNFHLPKSTLVMMVSAFAGRDNILNAYQHAVEERYRFFSFGDAMFIK; via the coding sequence ATGTTAACAACAGAAGATTTTGATTTTGACTTGCCTGAAGAACTAATTGCTCAAACACCACTAACTGATCGAGCAAGTTCTCGTTTATTGGTATTAGATTCAAAGACTGGAAATACGCAAGACAAGCATTTTTATGATATTATCGATGAATTAAATCCCGGAGATGCCCTAGTTATGAATGATACACGAGTTTTACCTGCTCGCTTGTACGGGGAAAAAGAGGATACCGGGGGACATTTAGAAGTATTACTTTTAAATAATCCAGAAGGAGACACTTGGGAAACACTTGTTAAACCAGCTAAACGCGCGAAAGTAGGAACCCAAATTAGTTTTGGGGATGGACGTTTACGAGCTGTGGTAGAAGAAGAACTCGATCATGGGGGACGAATGATTCGTTTTAGTTATGAAGGGATTTTCTTAGAAAATTTGGAAGCTCTAGGAGAAATGCCACTACCTCCTTATATTAAAACGAAGTTGGATGATCCAGAACGTTATCAAACCGTCTATGCCAAAGAAAATGGCTCTGCTGCAGCGCCCACAGCCGGCCTGCATTTTACTGAAGACTTATTAAATAAAATACAAGAAAAAGGAATCGAACTTGTTTATTTAACTTTGCATGTAGGCCTAGGGACTTTTCGCCCGGTTAGTGTAGAAAATATAGAAGATCATGACATGCATAGTGAATTTTATCGTTTAACAGAAGACTCAGCTGATCGTTTGAATCAAGTGAGAGATAATGGGGGCAAGATCGTCGCTGTAGGAACGACGTCCATTCGTACACTTGAAACAATCGGAACAAAATTTGATGGACAAATTAAAGCAGATAGCGGTTGGACAGATATCTTTATAACTCCCGGCTATCAGTGGAAAGTGGTTGATACGTTTTCCACCAACTTTCATTTACCTAAATCTACGCTTGTAATGATGGTAAGTGCCTTTGCTGGTAGAGATAATATTTTAAATGCGTACCAACATGCAGTAGAAGAAAGGTATCGCTTCTTTAGTTTTGGCGATGCAATGTTTATCAAGTAA
- a CDS encoding ABC transporter permease codes for MQAFFSEYGSQLMGNLLEHIIISFMSLLLGALVAIPLGILLTRTDKIAGVVISIASALQTIPALALLTLMIPFLGVGRAPAIVALFIYSLLPILRNTYIGVQNVDPNYVDVAKGMGMTNIQSILRVELPIAVPTIMAGVRLAATYVIAWATLASYIGAGGLGVLIFSGLDNYQPELIIGGTIPAILLAILADYLLEKLENFLTPIALRGESEQ; via the coding sequence ATGCAAGCCTTCTTTTCAGAATATGGTTCCCAATTAATGGGTAATCTACTTGAGCATATCATTATTTCCTTTATGTCACTTCTTTTAGGCGCACTAGTAGCTATTCCTCTAGGCATTTTATTGACGAGAACAGACAAAATCGCAGGCGTCGTCATTAGTATTGCAAGTGCTTTGCAAACGATTCCCGCCCTTGCTTTATTGACCTTAATGATTCCTTTTCTAGGAGTCGGCCGTGCTCCTGCAATTGTCGCATTATTTATTTACTCTTTACTTCCAATTTTACGTAACACTTATATTGGTGTACAAAACGTAGACCCAAATTATGTGGACGTTGCTAAAGGGATGGGGATGACAAATATTCAATCCATTCTCAGAGTTGAACTACCCATAGCAGTACCTACGATTATGGCCGGCGTCCGGCTAGCAGCTACTTATGTTATTGCTTGGGCCACACTTGCTTCTTATATAGGCGCTGGCGGTTTAGGGGTTCTTATTTTCAGTGGGCTAGACAACTATCAACCAGAATTAATTATTGGCGGTACAATTCCTGCCATTTTATTGGCAATCCTTGCCGACTACTTACTTGAAAAACTAGAGAACTTCCTTACTCCAATCGCTTTAAGGGGGGAAAGTGAACAATGA
- a CDS encoding osmoprotectant ABC transporter substrate-binding protein, with protein sequence MKKIKKVLLLLGGLLLLAACSFPGLASNQSEDTVAITGGITTESQILASIVAGMVEHYTDKQTTIINNLGTTNINHEAMMNNDADISSTRYTGTDVASTLQLSPEKDPAKALDIVKKEFKDRYNQLWLDSYGFDNTYVFLVRKDTAEKYNLEKVSDLEDVADELSVGADRAWMTREGDGYPGFTQEYGFEFGSIFPMQIGLVYDAVAAHRMDVVLGYSTDGRIASYDLVMLEDDRQFFPPYDASPIINEELAQRDPEVKDALERLADKIDTETMQKLNYQSDNNLVEPSIVAQRFLEQHNYFEGEE encoded by the coding sequence ATGAAAAAGATAAAAAAAGTTCTTTTATTACTTGGTGGACTTCTTTTATTAGCTGCTTGTTCTTTTCCAGGTTTAGCGTCCAATCAATCCGAAGATACTGTTGCCATTACAGGAGGCATCACCACCGAATCACAAATTTTAGCTAGTATAGTTGCTGGTATGGTAGAACATTATACAGATAAACAAACTACGATTATTAATAATTTAGGGACAACCAATATCAATCATGAAGCCATGATGAATAACGATGCCGATATTTCTTCTACTCGCTATACTGGAACAGACGTTGCCTCTACTTTACAGTTATCTCCAGAAAAAGACCCTGCTAAAGCATTAGATATTGTAAAAAAAGAGTTCAAAGATCGTTATAACCAACTTTGGTTAGATTCTTACGGTTTTGATAATACTTACGTTTTTCTAGTACGAAAAGATACAGCAGAAAAATATAATTTAGAAAAAGTGAGTGACTTAGAAGATGTGGCAGATGAATTAAGTGTAGGGGCCGACCGCGCGTGGATGACACGTGAAGGCGATGGTTATCCTGGCTTTACACAAGAATACGGTTTTGAGTTCGGTTCAATTTTCCCCATGCAAATTGGTTTGGTTTATGATGCTGTAGCAGCTCATCGCATGGATGTTGTACTAGGTTACTCAACCGATGGACGGATTGCAAGTTATGACCTTGTAATGCTAGAAGACGACCGTCAATTTTTCCCACCGTATGATGCATCTCCTATTATCAACGAGGAGCTAGCCCAAAGAGACCCTGAAGTCAAAGACGCACTCGAGCGTTTAGCAGACAAAATTGATACAGAAACGATGCAAAAATTAAATTATCAGTCTGACAATAATCTAGTTGAACCCTCCATTGTAGCGCAGCGTTTCTTAGAACAACATAACTATTTCGAAGGTGAGGAGTGA
- a CDS encoding ABC transporter permease, giving the protein MDMSQMNLMEQFIYYFQENGSYVFSQFIRHFLISVYGVLFAAIIGVPIGIIIAKRRTLASWVVRVSNIIQTVPHLAMVSMLMFAFGLGVNVVIITVFLYSLLPIIKNTYTGMTQVDKNALDVGKGMGMTAWQRLYMIEFPLAISVIMAGVRNALVVAIGITAIGTFVGAGGLGDIIVRGTNATDGAAIILAGALPTALMSILTDWLLGLIEHQLDPSSRTSKS; this is encoded by the coding sequence ATGGATATGAGTCAAATGAATCTAATGGAACAATTTATTTACTACTTTCAAGAAAATGGAAGTTACGTTTTTTCTCAGTTTATTCGTCACTTCTTAATTTCGGTTTATGGCGTGTTGTTTGCTGCAATCATAGGGGTTCCTATTGGCATTATTATCGCTAAACGTAGAACATTAGCCAGCTGGGTGGTCCGTGTTTCAAACATCATCCAAACGGTTCCTCACCTAGCTATGGTTTCTATGCTAATGTTTGCCTTTGGACTTGGAGTAAATGTGGTAATTATCACTGTATTTTTATATTCATTATTACCGATTATTAAAAATACATATACTGGTATGACGCAAGTAGACAAAAATGCTTTGGACGTTGGTAAGGGAATGGGTATGACCGCCTGGCAACGACTTTACATGATCGAATTTCCACTGGCCATTTCCGTCATTATGGCTGGCGTCCGCAATGCTTTGGTTGTAGCTATCGGAATTACCGCCATTGGTACTTTTGTCGGTGCTGGTGGTTTAGGCGATATTATTGTGCGTGGAACCAATGCAACGGACGGCGCCGCAATCATACTTGCTGGTGCTTTGCCAACGGCTTTAATGTCTATTTTAACCGATTGGTTACTTGGCCTAATCGAACACCAGTTAGATCCGTCAAGTCGTACAAGCAAAAGTTAA
- the proC gene encoding pyrroline-5-carboxylate reductase has protein sequence MRHTIGFYGAGNMAQAMIAGLLNAGFYQKEEIYVYNHRYEPTLKKVEEEYEVRAISEEKTLFEQTDLIIFAVKPAVLTQVLPQIKKYLTKEHLLISVAAGVSIRQIAALTGPQKIIRAMPNTPATIQQAMSSISPNELVPSEQTQFVVEVFNSFGKAKVVSEEVIDAVVGVSGSAPAYVYLFIEALADGAVSEGLARADAYEFAAQAVLGAAKMVAETGKHPGELKDEVTSPKGTTIAAVKALEENNFRADVMKAVEAAAKKNHEMSKDT, from the coding sequence ATGAGACATACTATAGGTTTTTATGGTGCTGGTAATATGGCACAAGCAATGATTGCTGGATTACTAAATGCTGGGTTTTATCAAAAAGAAGAAATTTATGTTTACAACCACCGTTATGAGCCTACTTTGAAAAAAGTGGAAGAAGAATATGAGGTACGAGCTATTTCGGAAGAAAAAACTTTATTTGAACAAACAGATTTGATTATTTTTGCTGTGAAACCAGCTGTTTTAACCCAAGTACTTCCTCAAATAAAAAAATATTTAACAAAAGAACATTTACTTATTTCAGTTGCAGCAGGAGTAAGTATCCGACAGATTGCAGCTTTAACTGGTCCACAAAAAATTATTCGTGCTATGCCTAACACTCCTGCAACGATACAACAAGCAATGTCATCTATCTCTCCTAATGAGCTTGTTCCTTCTGAACAGACGCAATTTGTAGTAGAGGTATTTAATAGTTTTGGTAAGGCAAAAGTTGTTTCAGAAGAAGTCATAGATGCAGTCGTGGGTGTTTCTGGGTCTGCACCAGCCTATGTTTATTTATTTATAGAAGCTTTAGCGGATGGGGCCGTTTCAGAAGGGCTAGCGCGTGCTGATGCTTATGAGTTTGCCGCTCAAGCAGTCCTAGGAGCTGCTAAAATGGTGGCAGAAACAGGTAAGCATCCTGGAGAGCTAAAAGATGAAGTAACTTCACCCAAAGGTACAACGATTGCTGCTGTAAAGGCTTTAGAAGAAAATAATTTTCGGGCTGATGTTATGAAGGCCGTTGAAGCTGCTGCTAAAAAAAATCATGAGATGAGTAAAGACACATAA
- a CDS encoding type II toxin-antitoxin system PemK/MazF family toxin, whose translation MIKRGEVYYADLSPVVGSEQGGVRPVLVISNDLGNYFSPTVIVAAVTAKMEKSSLPTHIDIEKTDQGLDKDSVILLEQIRTIDKTRIKEKVCTLEEETMEKANEALKISVGIDVVVNEKGLST comes from the coding sequence ATGATAAAGCGCGGCGAGGTTTATTATGCAGATTTATCGCCAGTCGTGGGTTCAGAGCAGGGCGGCGTCCGTCCTGTTTTGGTTATTTCCAATGATTTAGGGAACTATTTTAGTCCCACCGTTATTGTGGCAGCTGTAACAGCAAAAATGGAAAAATCAAGTTTACCTACGCATATTGATATTGAAAAAACAGATCAAGGATTAGATAAAGACTCAGTCATTTTGTTGGAACAGATTCGTACCATTGATAAAACACGTATAAAAGAAAAAGTTTGTACATTAGAAGAAGAAACAATGGAAAAAGCAAACGAAGCGTTAAAAATCAGTGTAGGAATTGATGTGGTAGTTAACGAAAAAGGACTTAGTACATAA
- the alr gene encoding alanine racemase, which yields MTISYHRPTKAVIDLNAIQQNVTQEQQQHPDKKVFAVVKADGYGHGAISVASAALAAGAEGFCTATLDEAIELRCNEFTQPILILGIIAPSDAPLAAVYNLSVPVAEINWLQEAAKYFHDTSLKLHIHIKADTGMGRIGFLDTKEINQAVKWMEQEENFYWEGIFTHFATADQVDVQYFQAQTQCFNDILQALPYKPDYIHTANSATAMWHQDVGNMVRLGVAMYGLNPSGTDLEPPYPLQPALSLVSEIVQTKKLPKGYGIGYGKTYETKEEEWIATIPIGYADGYTRNLQGFNVLINGQSCEVVGRVCMDQIMVRLPKKIDEGTQVTLVGKNGGKEISLQDIAAYEGTNNYEVACLISTRVPREYVGKG from the coding sequence TTGACTATTTCATATCATCGGCCTACAAAAGCAGTGATTGATTTAAATGCTATTCAACAAAATGTAACACAAGAACAACAACAACATCCTGATAAAAAAGTTTTTGCTGTAGTTAAAGCAGACGGTTATGGTCATGGAGCGATATCTGTTGCTAGTGCTGCTTTAGCAGCAGGAGCTGAAGGATTTTGTACAGCTACGCTTGATGAAGCAATAGAGCTTCGTTGTAATGAATTTACTCAACCGATTCTTATTTTGGGCATAATTGCTCCATCTGATGCACCTTTAGCTGCTGTTTATAATTTATCTGTTCCAGTAGCTGAAATAAATTGGTTACAAGAAGCGGCAAAATACTTTCATGATACTTCTTTAAAGTTACATATACATATAAAAGCAGATACTGGAATGGGTCGTATTGGTTTTTTGGATACAAAAGAAATTAATCAGGCTGTAAAATGGATGGAACAAGAAGAAAACTTCTATTGGGAAGGCATTTTCACTCATTTTGCTACGGCTGATCAAGTAGATGTACAATATTTCCAAGCACAAACACAATGTTTTAACGATATATTACAAGCTTTGCCGTATAAACCAGACTATATTCATACAGCAAATAGCGCTACGGCGATGTGGCATCAAGATGTAGGAAATATGGTGCGTTTAGGCGTAGCGATGTATGGATTGAATCCTTCTGGAACAGACCTTGAGCCACCCTACCCGCTACAACCTGCACTTTCTTTAGTATCAGAAATTGTGCAAACTAAAAAATTACCTAAAGGCTATGGTATTGGTTATGGCAAAACCTATGAAACAAAAGAGGAAGAATGGATTGCCACTATTCCAATAGGTTATGCGGATGGTTATACGCGTAATTTACAAGGGTTTAATGTGTTAATTAACGGGCAAAGCTGTGAAGTCGTTGGACGCGTATGTATGGATCAAATAATGGTACGTTTACCTAAAAAGATAGACGAAGGCACACAAGTAACGCTAGTTGGAAAAAATGGAGGAAAAGAAATCAGCTTGCAAGATATCGCTGCATATGAAGGTACAAATAATTATGAAGTGGCTTGCTTAATTTCAACACGGGTACCAAGAGAATATGTAGGAAAAGGATGA
- the acpS gene encoding holo-ACP synthase: MIYGTGLDVVELERIKNIIAEKPKLITRILTENEYQLFSQRSVKRQIEFLGGRYACKEAFSKAWGTGIGKVSFQEIEILSNSAGAPEVTASPFKKGRVFVSITHTDELALAQIVLET, encoded by the coding sequence ATGATTTATGGCACGGGGTTAGATGTTGTTGAGTTAGAGCGTATAAAAAATATTATTGCGGAAAAACCAAAGTTGATTACACGTATTTTAACTGAAAATGAGTACCAACTATTTTCACAGCGATCAGTTAAGCGACAGATCGAGTTTTTAGGAGGGCGTTATGCTTGTAAGGAAGCATTTTCTAAAGCTTGGGGAACAGGTATTGGAAAAGTATCTTTTCAAGAAATAGAGATTTTATCTAATTCAGCAGGGGCACCAGAAGTGACTGCTTCTCCTTTTAAAAAAGGGAGAGTATTTGTTTCTATTACACATACCGACGAATTAGCCTTAGCACAAATCGTTTTAGAAACATAG
- the cshA gene encoding degradosome RNA helicase CshA — protein MKFKELNLSQGLLDAVQKIGFEEATPIQEETIPLAMEGKDVIGQAQTGTGKTAAFGLPMLDKIDPKKRQIQGLVIAPTRELAIQTQEELFRLGREKKIQVQAVYGGADIGRQIRQLKDNPHIVVGTPGRMLDHINRRTLKLATVETLVLDEADEMLNMGFLEDIEKIIAQVPEKRQTLLFSATMPKEIKTIGVKFMKDPHHVRIKAKEMTADSIDQYYVKAKDYEKFDIMTRLFDVQLPELTLIFARTKRRVDEIANGLEARGYKAEGIHGDLSQQKRMTILRSFKKGQLDILVATDVAARGLDISGVTHVYNYDIPQDPESYVHRIGRTGRAGKSGVSVTFVTPNEMNYLHVIENLTKKRMTPMRPPSDKEALEGQINQAVELIDEKMAENGLDKYSKDADELLKHYSAQDLAALLLKTLAKDPAEVVPVKITPERPLPKGKSNKGRRKNDSHNRNNRNYKQDRRKNNNKDYHKKNNNQSSKSGSPKKSRRGNEKKQDFVIRNGQN, from the coding sequence TTGAAATTTAAAGAACTAAATTTGTCACAGGGCTTATTAGACGCTGTGCAAAAAATTGGCTTTGAAGAAGCAACGCCAATTCAAGAAGAAACGATTCCATTAGCAATGGAAGGAAAAGATGTCATTGGACAAGCACAAACAGGAACTGGGAAAACAGCTGCTTTTGGGTTGCCAATGTTAGATAAGATTGATCCTAAAAAAAGACAAATTCAAGGTTTAGTTATCGCTCCTACTCGGGAATTAGCGATTCAAACCCAAGAAGAGTTATTTCGTTTAGGAAGAGAAAAGAAAATTCAAGTACAAGCAGTATATGGAGGCGCTGATATTGGCCGACAAATTCGTCAACTAAAAGACAATCCACATATCGTGGTTGGTACGCCTGGACGTATGTTGGACCATATTAATCGTCGAACATTAAAACTTGCTACGGTTGAAACATTGGTATTAGATGAAGCAGACGAAATGTTGAATATGGGCTTTTTAGAAGATATTGAAAAAATCATTGCCCAAGTTCCAGAAAAACGCCAAACATTGCTCTTTTCTGCTACTATGCCTAAAGAAATCAAAACAATCGGCGTTAAGTTCATGAAAGATCCGCACCATGTGCGTATTAAGGCTAAAGAAATGACTGCTGACTCTATTGATCAGTATTATGTAAAGGCAAAAGATTATGAAAAATTTGATATTATGACACGTCTTTTTGATGTGCAATTGCCTGAATTAACACTTATTTTTGCTCGGACAAAACGTCGTGTGGATGAAATAGCTAATGGCTTAGAAGCGCGTGGCTATAAAGCTGAAGGAATTCATGGAGACCTTTCTCAACAAAAACGTATGACGATATTGCGTTCTTTCAAAAAAGGACAGTTAGATATCTTAGTTGCAACGGACGTAGCTGCAAGAGGTTTGGATATTTCTGGTGTGACTCATGTTTATAATTATGATATCCCACAAGATCCAGAAAGCTATGTACACCGTATTGGACGTACAGGTCGTGCTGGAAAAAGTGGTGTTTCCGTTACTTTTGTAACACCAAATGAAATGAATTATCTGCACGTTATTGAAAACTTAACGAAAAAACGTATGACGCCGATGCGTCCACCTTCTGATAAAGAAGCGCTTGAAGGACAAATTAATCAAGCAGTCGAATTGATTGATGAAAAAATGGCTGAAAATGGGCTAGATAAGTATAGTAAAGACGCAGATGAGTTGTTGAAGCATTATTCAGCACAAGATCTGGCTGCATTATTACTAAAAACACTTGCTAAAGACCCAGCTGAAGTTGTTCCTGTAAAAATTACGCCAGAGCGTCCGTTACCTAAAGGAAAATCAAATAAGGGACGTCGTAAAAACGATTCACATAATCGTAATAACAGAAACTATAAACAAGATCGTCGTAAAAATAATAATAAAGATTATCATAAAAAAAATAATAACCAATCCAGTAAGAGTGGCTCCCCTAAAAAAAGCCGACGTGGAAATGAAAAGAAACAAGACTTTGTTATTCGAAACGGTCAAAACTAA